The Haematobia irritans isolate KBUSLIRL chromosome 1, ASM5000362v1, whole genome shotgun sequence DNA segment ctcgattgaagcagcgtgtctggaagaatatctgaaaaactatcactttactcTATTTGGAAATtcgcaaattgttcaccaatatacctttcacaattttaagcatagtaacaatgttttcagcacttcattttcgtttttatttaaataagttATAACAAGCTAGttacgcttggcgtttcacaaaatataaaatggctcttctaacaatagtgatggcaaaacacTTTCATGTacgttttgtactttttgatatgcttcccccatcacagttggcgatttttGTAGTGTAATTTTGGAGTCTGtgatagcgatgaggatgaaatggaactttgaaatgggtATAATTGTAAACGTTTTTCTCTTCATAACAAGTGGATAGGTGttcttttattaaataaattattgattttcaaaaataaatgtaaatattaataatcgttcaaaataatatatatttttaacaagCGATAAGTTTTCGATTGCCATTGATAGTGTACAATCTCCAGCTTGGAAGTACTTCACcacgaaaaataattttgcgcaATGTTCCCTGTGCCCTAAGTCACTGCCGTATACAGGTGGAGTACGAGTCATTTggaaaatgttcataaagtcAAGCCGGATGTTGGTGATGTGATTTCTTCAAATAAGAGCAAACCTGATTTaagtataaaacaatttttacaaccaAAGCAGTCCATGGAAGAGTTATTTAGTTTCTCGAATGGCTGCTTTTGACGGAATCACAATTAATGCAATTACTGAAACCAGTTTTATAAGAGAATatctacaaaaaagttttttcttatGTATAAAAGAagagactttatttttattacttcaaatgttttgttttttttttttatttataaaccttAAAAAgataatttggtaaatttttagaaaatcccGGGAATCaggcaaaaaacaatttttgtcccGCGAATGTAAAAAGTTCGGGAATTTAGGAACCCTAGAGCGTGAACAAAATTCAAAGCAACATACGTgaaggggactaaaaccaaatatCACGTgagtgaaaaaaaatatgttcgtGACTTACAGTGTCCATTGTCGTGAGTCACtgggaattgtcgtgaatcgtgtttGAGTCTTTAGACGTTGTTCGTGTGTGAGCGTAATTTCGTAAGACTTTCGTGAATATCCGTGCGCGTTAATTCCTACCACACATATCATACATGAATGTGCGATAGTAAAAATAATCCGCTATTCATAGGCGTAAGTGAAATTTcacttgttaggttaggttaggttaggtggcagcccgatgtatcaggctcacttagactattcagtccattgtgataccacattggtgaacttctctcttatcactgagtgctgcccgattccatgttaagctcaatgacaagggacctcctttttatagccgagtccgaacggcgttccgcattgcagtgaaaccacttagagaagttttgaaaccctcagaaatgtcacttgtGGGCATAAATCTAATTCGGACTATCAACTATGATACCACGTGATGAACTTCTATTTTATAATTGACTGCTGCCCGATACTATGTTTAAATAATTCAATAACAATGGAACTTCATCTTGAATAAAGAGCGACCTACTTCCAGTAGGACCATCTGAGTGAACAACTTCAAACACTCAGATATATCAAAAAAAGTACTAATATATggtgtaaaattttaactaataactttttggaaatatttttctttggtcTACATACTTTTGCAACATCTGAACTTTAGTTAATAGTTGATATTTTGCCGGATCTTCACCCTTTAAAATCCGCCAACGATGAACGGCAGTAGGTGTTTTCGCATCCTCCGTTAGAGCACGAACTCGTATACGTTCCTGGTTCAAAGAACGCTGTAAACGAATAATTTCCTCGCGCATATCCGCTGTACTCTTAATACTTCTAGAAAGACATTCCCTTTCAGTTTGTAAATTAGTTATTTCCATCTTCAAAAGTCGTATATCCTCAACACGTTGATTATATTGTGTTTGACCTGAAAAACAATATTCCATTAATGGTGACTTGAAGTTTAGGAGCGGCGATTCTTATATATTCTCCCCCATCCTTTATAATGGGAAACTCTTCTTGTGATTTAACACGACTGCCACCTATGGGGCTTCGTGATATCTAAGATCTAAGCCAACAGCACATTGCCCATTCAAGGCTTCAAAGATCTAATTTGTGAGGCTATCGAAGATtcgcttatgcaaaatttcatgaaaatatgAATTGGTAGTTTTTCACCTTCATGGTAAATGATTTTTGAAGGGGCAAACCTACAAATCGAATTATATTGGCGCTACATCTTAAATTTGTCCGTTATATCCCAAACCAAAATGGATTACGATTTTATGATTTTGGACTCGAAAATTACGATTTTCAAATTAaagactttaatttaattatttctttcaaaatgttAATATATTCGAGGGAAAAATGAATGTATAATTCTCTTAGCTCGGAATTGTTGGGACTTTCAAACTTATACAATGACTATCAAAAACCCGGGTAGGTTCgggaacggctgaaccgattaacATGGTGAAAATTGATATGGCTCAAACGAGGGGCCTCcatctttgcccgacttttttacgtctagtaaaaaaactaaacttctctGGTGTAACATAGTTGAAATTTATCAAGGATGTGGGAGGTtatgattttttgatatttagactttttgaaaattggacttaAGTTGGAGGtggcctactatatttttcgatatttggtcggggaaggtGACGTcttttttttaaaagaatagagcaaaatctaaacTTCTCATATTTACATGAAACTTACAGTAAAAAAAGTCTagtaaaaaaactaaacttctctGGTGTAACATAGTTGAAATTTATCAAGGATGTGGGAGGTtatgattttttgatatttagactttttgaaaattggacttaAGTTGGAGGtggcctactatatttttcgatatttggtcggggaaggtGACGTcttttttttaaaagaatagagcaaaatctaaacTTCTCATATTTACATGAAACTTACAGGGAACGTAGTAGAAGCTGAATAAATTAATGAAGTGTATAGGATTTTTCGACAACTGGTCCTCTTTGGAATAGTGAAAAATCTAAACTTCTTCGATTTACTTGGTGCGTATAGGGGACATGGAAAGTTATGAAATGAATATCTGTTATATCAGATatctttcgatatctggttacggatgtttttgaaaatagaaactTTTCCGAAACTGAGATTGAACCTATGTATGCAAGCCggccatgttaaccattgcaccacgttagCTCCCATCGCTCACTCTGAGAGATGGCTTGAAGATGGCGAGGAGAAATTTCCCTAATATCATCTTTACAGATTCTATTTGAGGAAATTACAATACAACTTCCCATCTGATATTCACCGGACACTACCACATTAGTGGTAGTGTCTGTTATTAACTATGATAAGATCGCATAATGAAAAACTGACTAACTAGTAAGTGATCGTAAAGACCATAAAAAAGTCGTCGCAATATTTCTGACTTTGATCAAAATTCAAACATAAGACAAATATAATCGAATTCAAAATGAGATTTTTGATTTTACGATTTATTGACCATACACCCATAAAAAAAggcgctctaatgccaactgaactttattttagttcatgaagattagttaattttagttaaattttgcacaatatgagtaaatgttcattatttgaataatttttttgctaactttaatgacgtgaactaaaaataagaaaaaaagttgtatacaaatatagtgcacaatttaactacaaaataaaatacacctagacctcgctttgcgtcgtttcgttttgcgttgtttcgaagttgtttgctgctgaattagtactagttttcacATTTCGTCGTTAGATGTTCGAAATTGAGTTGTTATCTGtcgccaatctttgcatggtttgccatagaaactcataattcactttgcgtcgtgtttTTTTAACGTATCTGCGACGCAAACCGAAGTCTAGgtgtagttcatattttcctaaaatggcagaagtttgcttaaattaacttttttaaatccaattttttctttcaacatatgaaattttcttaaacaacagaaaaaaattaattatttttaaaaaaatttcttcagtttgacaaaaagtattaacttgtttataacatgttgcaattagaaaactattttagttaaaattctctaaaataaacctacattttcttccaaggtgggttcacttttttgggtgtatttttaacACTTTTCGCCAAAATAATAATGCGCTTAGGCACCTCACTCCCCCACCCTATGGTATAGGACAATCGAagcaaatttgaattcataaaATTATGATTTACAATAACTTACCTTGATCCAAAGCCGTTTGAGTTATACCTAATTTCTCCTTAAGCAGTACAATCTCATCATTACGTCTTACCATTTGCAACCCAATCAGATTCTTTTCTTTACGTGTCTCTTCCAATTCCTGtgatattttcataaatttcaattCATCTTGCGAAATGATTTTCATGAGATGTTCatttttgattttcatttccTTCAAATCTTTACGAACACccgccaaaattttctctttattcCGCAATTCGGATTGTAAATCCTTTTTGTCTGTATTCAGGTGTTCAATGCGCAGATTTAGGGAATTGATTCTGTTTTGATTGTCGGCAATCTCATTGGTCAATTGAGTGATTTGGTGTGAAGTTTTCTAAGAGAAATATGTTCGagtgattatttttttatttttaatattttattataaaacgtattttattataaaataaatttgtctgtCATAACATACGgaaggatgcaaatttcaaagtaaaatatcctaaatttagtgaaaaataaaaaatgttgtttttttaagaAGTTCTTATACTGTAAAATCTTACCCTTAATTGAAAAGCAATAAATATTTATGCCTTTTTAGAGGAGTCCTTCCTTTAATTCAAAAACTTACCGTTTGCAAAAGACGGAAATTATCCCTTTCTTGGGTACATGTCTCCAGTGACCTTTGCAATATAATCTTCTCCGAATGTACCGATTCCAATTGTTTTTTCATATTAATCAAGGCAAATTGCTTTTGCTGTAGTTGCTCCGTAAGATCGACAATCTGATTGGATTTAAGTTGAATTTGCTCTGATATCCaaagatttaaatattatttgccGCAAACTCTTTCTTTGGCTTCTACCCTTACCCTGATAGTATTCAATTTTTTCGTGTAAAGTTTCAACCTCCTGGGCCATTTCATCTCTCTCCTTTTCAGCTTTGGCTATATTAATTTTAGCCTCGTCTACCTTAACATTGAGTTTATTGATATCCAAACGTAAATTGTCGATGGTATTGTTCTGCATCATTATGGTATGACGTAAATCGGCAATTTGATTATTCAATTTAACAACATCACTCCTTAGATTATCACGCTCCCTCTGAATATTATCCTTCAGACGTCGCAAATCATCGAATTTTTGTGCTGAATTAAGAAGATCTTTTTCCAAGGAGTTGGATTGATTCCtgcaatttataaatttataaaagttcTTCTGTTAGCCTTGGTATATCGGTCTTGCTTACTTCAATCGTATGATATCCTCATTTAATCCATTATTGATGCGATTCATTTTGAATAGTTTCGATGATACGGAGGTATGATCCTGttcacattttttgaatttatttttcaattgatttATAGTGTGGGCCTTGACTTTATCTTCCAACCGTAAAGCCTTCATAGTTTCATCCGATTCTCTTTGCTGCTTGTGCAAATTCTCAATTTCATCCTCATATTTGGTCAATTGTTTCAATTGTAGAGTATtatcatttttcaatttttccaaggCATTTTTTAAACGGTCATAATCAGCGATTTTCTTGGCCAGTGCTGTATTGGTGTCATTGAGCTAAtaaaacgaaattaattgaaagtagtAAATATGTAATGAAGTTCGGAGATATCTTCGTAGGCagctcagtattttatttcaatcatgtATTACCCGAATTTTAGGTAATAGGGTCCCtattaaaaatacgaaaagaGAAGATCGTTGAAAATCCCCGCCTTAACCTATCTTTTCTTATAACAGAGTTTAATCCATGAAGTTTTATCAATGTGTACACTGGTATAcctgtttgtttttttgaacATTATATTTGTTGCGATTATATTATTTATGAGCCAATAAACGCATTTGcattggatttttttatttaattattcgtGATGGAGGGTAAGTTCATAATAGTGATTTTATTGTTGCCAAAACATCTCAACAAAAGGTTTGTAGATCGCACCATAAATCGTTATcgttataaataaaatggtagcaTCGTTATcgttataaataaaatggtagcaGGATGAAGATTGAAGTCAAACAttttacttttcaaaatttggagaagtagaaaattttttacaaattcggaaaattcgactttttgtaGCCGATTTCAATATTCAAAAAGATGACTTCGAGGTATTTTAAGCCCACAAAAGATAtgtatttgatttaatttggtCTATGttctggtatagcctccattagaggtgtgcgcgtgacacgaaattttcgtgacacgcgtgattcacgcgtgaatcgcgtgagtcgtgaacaaaatttgaaggaactctcgtgaatgtgcgtgaatgggactaaaatgaatatgtcgtgcgtgagcgtgcgtgataaataaaatcggttcgtgagtgtgcgtgaataaaatttctgcaaaatcacgctcacgattttgcagaaattgaaattaatttggctCTCGAACTACATTCTAttgttgaattttgttacctttgctgatttccatttggaaaatatcgtgagtcccgtgaatcacgtgaatttgtcgtgattcgtgcgtgagtgtgagccttaaaaagtagttcgtgcgtgagcgtgcgtgagtactggttttcatttcgtgaatgtgcgtgagtgggattggctatcacacgtatcgtgcgtgagcgtgcgtgaataaatattttggttcgtgaatgtgcgtgagtgtgagtgaaatttcagtcacgcgcacacctctagcctccatgaagaccgatctctcgattttatttattgagaGATTACAAAAGAATTagcattttcatccgatttgcagtAGTATTGGTTTGCACCCACAATTTGATTTGTTAATTGTGGTTCATATTGATGTATATTCTGATTTAGGTCGCATATATCCCAATCTCCCTATTACAGTTCTGGCGCACATTCGAGTATagaacacccaaagaaatttgttagtagggacagcagaaaagtctgctaaaacagcagaaagtctgctgaaaaagggacagcagtcactgtttgctgaaaaagcaaacatttcctgctattttttaagctcgattacactaaaacatgttttattttggttaaaacaaataaaaatatcaacttaagagctatcctaacatcccagcaaaaaaatttggaagttcttccaaaggcacaactttaaaagcacttccagaagatgcacttccaatgatgttctttattttaactaactaGGAAGTTCgtttaaagcaattttttataacatttttttttcatacttttaattggtaattttaaattatttcgtttcaaataggttaaaaacagagtaagaattcataaaatggtacaaatcatttaaattttgttgaaaaaaattctaaatccaatccgaaaaaattgtgaatttttgaaaatatttgaggttaaacgtttcagacaagcgttagaatccattaaaaattataaaaaattataaaaattatttatttgacaaaatatcacagaattttttaatttacatccaaaacgttgaattcggatcacacctaaagaagtgatgcaaattcagtgcaacggctgttgaaatcgacgacttccgtcctatgacaagcccatgttaaattcatcgcttctgcgtcaattttgcaccacttccggatccaaaaagaacattttcattacatttttggcgacgctttttttttgctgggataattaacacaatattttatgaatatctatagtatttgaccaaaaacctgaatatttatagaattgaggcataacagcaaacaaaatgtttgctgatcgtgtttaggagcttgtaagtatattacagagcaaaaatataccaaaaactacttttggttcttaaatatgctttggggaaaatttcataacctaaaaattttataaattgttgttcactaggccctgaagtacaaaaatataacagcagacatcgactgctgtttttaggagtcttttttctatgagtgaagttaaaattgtccaaaaagaCTTTGGGTATTAGGtctttttggacaattttaCACCGTAAAAGCATTTTGAAATGTTCGGCGATAACCGACGAATCAAGaacagtgttaccgttggaaattttgaaaaagtcgcaaaaaatttagaatattcaaaaaaaaaagtcgcaCAAAAAATCGCGTGGTGATAAAAAAAAGTCGCTTGCATTTGTGAGGtcttttgattacaaaaaaaatgttctatgtaacaataaaggaacagtccctttaatataaagaaaaattttaccaacttattgaaatattttaccaaCTTATTGCAAATGCAGTAAAACGTAAACTTGCAACGgagtaaaaatgttaaaattagaAGAAATACGCGAACGCCATCCAGTACCAATTTGCCATCAGTCAATTTAAAGCTTTTAAAtcgattaaaataataaaaatatttattttatatactacTTTCCTAATTGACTCTGTGAAATTTATTGCACGTACGATTTGTTTATGACAAActcttgcaagtttttactgtCAAAAAAtccctagcaaaaacttgcaacttcTCTATTTCTCAAATGTCACATTTGATCTCTCCTTCTAGACTTCTagcaaaaatttgtgataaattGGACTTCTagcaaaaatttgtgataattatcaaaagttattatattttattatattaggttaggtgtcGTAGGTTAGGTGTCCTTTGTGATACTATATGTGATTTCCTTCTCTCTTGTTAATGAGTGCTTCTATgggtagctcaatgacaagtgaactcctttttatagccgagttcaaacggcgtttcacattgcagtgaagtaCTTCAAaaactttgaaacattcagTACCAACCGCTGAAATGAATTTTGCTGTTTGGTCGAAGCTGCGGTTGAATCCATGACCAAGGAGGGCCATTGCACAAAGGTGGCTCCCACGTAAGGCGCACGGCTATGAACtcccatttataaaaattgcttcaaattgaaAGACTTCCCTTTTGTGcgactaatgcgctttacaaactatcagttattccggacggaatgtcggtgtttgcaaAGAAGGATCAATGTGTCGGAtcaatacgacttgtcggcgatgactaaataatcgataaatgtgttatcgatcccataaacatgcagcagtaccgattatgccttcggacttaaccctctaatgccccaatttttttgccagctgattaaattttcaatgttaacgacacgaaagctagaaaagtaaacaagaaaaatttatacggtaaaattcagtatatgctgcaaagcctcttgaacagtttcaactaagttttctttttattttatccatttttgttgtcttaaggtgtgttttactaaaagcttccttataaaATGAAGCCCGCCTGGGCATTAGAGAGTTaagttataatgtgcacaatatatgggatatgttcgacataaATGTCTTAATACAATGAGAATTAAcacatatttttatagatagGTACTTGAAATGGTAcctaatcacgattgccacaattggtagaatctaccaaaaatggtagattttttactgtttggtagattcgaagaattcttaatattttgttagattttgcagaatattctATCCTACTAAGATatacttaattttttatagaaatacaattttgaaaacattttctatacaacaaattttccatatgttgcaaaattttctataaaaaacttttttgataaaattttccaaaaaaaaatgtttacaacattttctatagaaaaaaaatttgacaaaattttctatagaaataagattttggcaaaattttctaaagaaataaaattttgacaaaatttcctataaaggtaaattttgaaaaaatctatatctatagaaaaaaatattgacaaaattttctatagaaaaaaattgacaaaattttctataacaataagactttggcaaaattttctatagaaataatattttggcaaaattttctatagaaataatattttggcaaaattttttatagaaataaaatttttacaacattttctatagaaaaaaattttgataaagttttctatagaaataaaatttttacaaactttttcaaaaaaaataaaattttgacaaaattagaaataacatttctagagaaaaaaattacaaaattttctagagaaataaaatttttacaaacatttgaaaagaaataaaattttctcccgaaaataactttttcgaaagaaataacattttgacaaacatttctagagaaaaaaagattttacaaagttttctagagaaataaaatttttacaaacatttcaaaagaaataaaatttttagaaaattttctagcg contains these protein-coding regions:
- the ORY gene encoding occludin-Related Y: MPPKVKIFSAKAGAPGKKAKKGAKKIVLEPEPEPVLQDSDTSFLERELDLVTDLNDEFFNRANKTIQMLMEHGRTFEASRIKKYTDIIFNLHRRYVEELKENAQLRPQVIRAENKLRFALEMTATSEESMEYLKEALANAWKESDASLTREQEIQEKFQEILMKCETFERKHSDNQDDSAEFGQLAKYKNIILRERDRINGEVIDLEKRLQIQRYYSESLEYIIHNHEDTLNKMGIRVKVMSSEKVNLDTKIRTLMNNLEDQKEINQKTLAKLDVTAKELNDTNTALAKKIADYDRLKNALEKLKNDNTLQLKQLTKYEDEIENLHKQQRESDETMKALRLEDKVKAHTINQLKNKFKKCEQDHTSVSSKLFKMNRINNGLNEDIIRLKNQSNSLEKDLLNSAQKFDDLRRLKDNIQRERDNLRSDVVKLNNQIADLRHTIMMQNNTIDNLRLDINKLNVKVDEAKINIAKAEKERDEMAQEVETLHEKIEYYQEQIQLKSNQIVDLTEQLQQKQFALINMKKQLESVHSEKIILQRSLETCTQERDNFRLLQTKTSHQITQLTNEIADNQNRINSLNLRIEHLNTDKKDLQSELRNKEKILAGVRKDLKEMKIKNEHLMKIISQDELKFMKISQELEETRKEKNLIGLQMVRRNDEIVLLKEKLGITQTALDQGQTQYNQRVEDIRLLKMEITNLQTERECLSRSIKSTADMREEIIRLQRSLNQERIRVRALTEDAKTPTAVHRWRILKGEDPAKYQLLTKVQMLQKRTLKQETEKINLRQELEESKRVCESLKRILENLPTTKVKQKLVETQRINNRQMQKLKALSAELNIDAVELKARDCIIEELKNTLKFTKADMCSTEDTINSLSSTVDNISQENYNDCPFSHTDSSQNNDTNISVEKENI